One Brassica napus cultivar Da-Ae chromosome A5, Da-Ae, whole genome shotgun sequence DNA window includes the following coding sequences:
- the LOC106455061 gene encoding putative cysteine-rich repeat secretory protein 17: MYSSSSTVPKRVILIHVLAIQLLLINSELSLNTTNAYLNHKCLVSQGKYKPGSKYEQRLKFIIKRFYSVSNKGYQGFGDSTLSAIIQCRGDSYGPKCHDCFATAFAALRRRCPWYKGRIIWYDQCLLSIDAKYSIGQIDYNNNFCMSNAKKLGGDAFAFIITWNTFMDNLTTLAVDNNTNKLTPFYSAGKTWFKGDMLYGMVQCTIDLNPNACWECMVFNSIHFQHCLNDKRGARFMSRSCTFRFEFYPFLAKHVQSI, from the exons aTGTATTCTTCATCGTCGACTGTACCAAAACGCGTCATTTTGATCCATGTCTTGGCGATACAACTTCTCCTTATAAACAGCGAATTGTCCTTAAACACAACCAATGCGTATCTCAACCACAAATGCTTGGTTAGTCAAGGAAAATACAAGCCGGGAAGTAAGTACGAGCAACGCTTAAAATTTATCATCAAAAGGTTCTATTCGGTCAGTAACAAAGGTTACCAAGGGTTCGGCGATTCTACTTTATCCGCTATCATCCAGTGCCGCGGCGACTCCTACGGGCCCAAGTGCCACGACTGCTTTGCCACCGCCTTCGCTGCT CTTCGCAGGAGATGTCCGTGGTACAAGGGGAGGATAATATGGTATGACCAATGTCTTCTCTCGATTGATGCCAAATATTCTATTGGGCAGATCGATtacaacaataatttttgtatgtCCAACGCTAAGAAGTTGGGAGGAGATGCATTCGCGTTTATAATAACTTGGAATACTTTCATGGACAATCTGACGACTTTAGCTGTTGATAATAACACTAACAAGTTAACACCATTCTACTCTGCGGGGAAGACGTGGTTTAAGGGTGATATGTTGTATGGAATGGTGCAGTGTACGATAGATTTAAACCCAAACGCTTGTTGGGAGTGTATGGTATTTAATAGCATACATTTTCAACATTGCTTGAATGATAAACGAGGAGCGAGATTTATGAGTAGGAGCTGTACTTTTAGGTTTGAGTTTTACCCTTTTCTTGCCAAGCATGTCCAAAGTATTTAA